A region of the Stieleria neptunia genome:
GACGGGTAAACCGTACACGATCTTTGGCTACAAGGGGAAACAAGTCCGCGACCAAATCGAGTGCTCCGATGTCGTCCGCGCCTTCGAAGCGTTTGCCAAAAACCCTCGCCCCGGCGAGGTCTACAACATCGGGGGCGGACGGGAAAACGCAGCCAGTGTGCTGGAATGCATCGCGCTGATCGAAGAGATCAGCGGACATCGAGTCGAGTACACACTCGGCGATGAAAACCGCAAAGGCGATCACATCTGCTACATCAGCGATCTGAGCAAGTTGCGCCGCGACTATCCCGACTGGAAGATCCGTGTTTCGCTGCGAGAGATCGTCTCACAAATGATCGCCAGCGCCGAAGCGCGACGGGACACGACCTGAGGGCAATCGGACAAATGCAAGAGTGTGCAACACACGGGCGTTTTTCGACATAGATTTTGTGTGGTCCGTCATTGGTTCATCGAAGGACCGCCCGCCCGAAGCAGCCGCTCCGAGCCGGCCGCTCGATCCGCCCTAGACCAGCCGCTCTGGGCCGGACATCCGAAACGAAACGCCCCCCTGTCAATCATGAACTCAGCGCCAAACACCGCGATGGAAACTTCGGCAACGCCACACGTCGCACAGCCTGTGGATGTGGGTGAAACCATCAGCGGTGAGGAAATCCATGGCCTGATTCCTTCGGCGAGCGGATACGTGGGGCCCGAACGCCGTGCCAGCCGCCGCGTCCCGCGTACGCTCGAAATCTCGGTCCAACCCATGGATCTGCAGATGAAGGAGAGCGGGAGGTCGTTCTTCGCCATCACGCGCGACATCAGCCAAGGCGGCCTGGCGTTTTTGAGCTCGCAGAAATCAGACTTTGAAAAAGCGGTCGTGTCGCTCAACGAGGGCATCGCGCCGGGAATCGTCTGTCGCATCTGCCACAGCTCGATGATTCACAGCAGCGGGCCCGAAGAAGTCTGGCTGACGAATGTCGAATACTTGCACCTCTACCGACCTCGCAAGTAACCACGGCCGTCTCAGCGTCTCCGTGTCTCAGCGCAACCCCGGTAACGCGATTGGTCCTTCCATGGGCAGCGATCGTCGCCCAGGGAGGACTTCCGTGGGTGGACCGTCTCGACGGGCGGCAGGATTGATTACAATCCCTGGATTCACAGCCGACGTCACCTCACCAGAAACGGGCGTCCGGCGTTCCTCCCAGACCCCCAGAGCTGATATGCCCCGCTTCGCTACCGCGCTCGCCGCGCTCGTCCTGCTGGCCTCCGCCGGTTTTTGCCAAGACGATTCGACCACGCCCACCGAATCCGTCTCCTTGTTCAACGGTAGAGATCTTTCCGGGTGGATCGGGCGTGCCGATTTGTGGTCCGTCGAAGACGGCCAGATTGTTGGCCGCACCGTCGCGGAAAAACCGCTGCAGCAAAACACGTTTCTGATCTACACCGGCAGCGAACCGAGTGACTTTGAGTTGACGTTCCAATTCAAGATCGAAAACACGAACTCGGGCGTGCAATATCGCAGCAAGATTCTGGACAAGGAAAAATTTGTCGTCGGCGGTTACCAGGCCGACATCGATTTTACAAATCGCTTTGCCGGGATTCTGTATGAAGAAAAAGGCCGCGGTATCTTGGCCCAACGCGGTCAGTCGGTCACGATCGACGAGAACGGTGAGAAGTCGCACAAGACCTTTGCCGATGGTGCCAAACTCGGCAACGGCATTCACCCCGGTCAGTGGAACGACTATCGGATCGTCGCCAAAGGAAACCACCTGCAACACTTCATCAACGAAACGATGACGGCCGAAGTGTTTGACAACCAGCCCGGCAAATCCGCTTCCTCTGGCGTGATCGCGTTTCAATTGCACCGCGGCGACCCGATGGTGGTGCGTTTCAAAAACATCGTGCTGCACCCGGCCGAGTAAAGCGGCGCGGCTCGTGGGATAGGCTTCCCGATCGACTATGGTTTCCGTAGGAGTATCTGATGACAAAGTCGATCTGGGCCGGTGACGATCAAACGGAAACACTGCTCGCCGCTGCGCGGTCGGGCGATGACGACGCGGTCAATCGTTTGCTGGAAAAGCACCGGGCACCGATCCGGCGGCTGGTCGAATTGCGTCTGGACCGCAAGGTGCAGCGACGTGTCGACGTCAGCGATGTCGTTCAAGACGTAATGATCGAAGCCAGCGGTCGGCTCGACAAATACCTGTCCGACCCGGCCATGGCGTTCCACCTTTGGTTGCGTCAAATCGCTTGGGATCGGATCATCGACACCTATCGACGGCATCG
Encoded here:
- a CDS encoding PilZ domain-containing protein, producing MNSAPNTAMETSATPHVAQPVDVGETISGEEIHGLIPSASGYVGPERRASRRVPRTLEISVQPMDLQMKESGRSFFAITRDISQGGLAFLSSQKSDFEKAVVSLNEGIAPGIVCRICHSSMIHSSGPEEVWLTNVEYLHLYRPRK
- a CDS encoding 3-keto-disaccharide hydrolase; translation: MPRFATALAALVLLASAGFCQDDSTTPTESVSLFNGRDLSGWIGRADLWSVEDGQIVGRTVAEKPLQQNTFLIYTGSEPSDFELTFQFKIENTNSGVQYRSKILDKEKFVVGGYQADIDFTNRFAGILYEEKGRGILAQRGQSVTIDENGEKSHKTFADGAKLGNGIHPGQWNDYRIVAKGNHLQHFINETMTAEVFDNQPGKSASSGVIAFQLHRGDPMVVRFKNIVLHPAE